The Gemmobacter aquarius genome contains the following window.
GGTGCCGTCGAGCGCGATATTGCCGCGACCGTCGGTCAGGATGGCGATGGTCGGTGTCAGCCCTCGCGCCTTGGCCTGTGCGGCCGTTGCCAGCGCCAGTTGCAGGGCCGAGGCGAGTGGTGTGCCGCCGCCGCCGGGAACGCCTGCAAGGCGGCGCTTGGTTTGGACCAGCGAACGGGTGGGCGGCAGGATCAGTTCCGCTTGCGCGCCGCGAAAGGCCAGCAGGGCCACATGGTCGCGGCGGGCATAGGCGGCGGCGAGGAGGAGCTCGATGGCACCTTTGGCTTCGGCCAGACGGGCGAAGGCGGCGGAACCCGAGGCGTCGACCGCGAAGATCAATACGCGGTCCGAGGTTTCGCGGAAGCGTTTGACGCGCAGGTCGGACGCGCGGACGAGAAGCGTGGCATCGGGCCGATCGGTCTGGCGGCGGCGGAGCGGTTGCCACGGGGCCGCGGCGCGCAGCGTTGCAACAAGGTCGATGCGGGCACCCTGGGCCAGGCGGCCGGGGCGCGAGGGAAGCGGGCGACCGCGGCGGTTGCCGCTGTGGGCGGCACCGGAGCCTGTGGCCGATTTGGCGCTGCGGGCGGCGCGGCCTGCAGCGAGGGCTTCGAGCAGGTCTTGCGGTAGGGCGGCGAGCGCGGCTTCGACCATCATCTCGGTGGGCAGGGTGGCGGTGTCGGGCTGCGTTTCGCCCTGTGCGCTGTCGGGTTGGTCAGGGGTGGGGGGCGGCGGCGTCGCGTCTTGCGGCTGTCGGTCGGGCATGGGTGCCGCGCGGTGGGCGTAGACGAGTTCGGCGGCGGCGATCAGGTCTGCATCTGTCACTTCGCTGTGGCCTTGCCATGCCGCATGGGCGCGGGCGGCTTTGGCGGCGAGGAGCGGCGCGCGAAGCGAGGCGATGCCGAGTTCGGCGGCGGCGCGGGTGAGTTGTTCGAGCGCTGCGGGCGGCACGATGAGTGCCGGCAAGGCGGCACGGGCGGCTGCCAGCCGTGCGGGGTCGGGTGTCGGGTCGGGGCTGTCGGACCACAGGTCGTCAGAAAGGTCGAGGAAGAGACCGAGGCGGTCGGTAAGCGCGGGAGGCAGGGCTTCGTCGGGTTCGGCCCCTTCGTCGACGGCGATCAGCGCATGGCCGGGGGTATCGAGCGCAGCCGCAAGGCGTGCCGACAGGCCTGCGGGGCAGCGCTCGGCCATGGTCAGGATCAGCGCGGAGGGGCGGGAAAGCAGCCCGCTTGTCAGGATTTGACGGCCCGTGGCCAAGGTCGCCGCAAGGTCGAGGCCGCCATAAAGTGCGTCGTCGGCGATGGTCGGGTGCAGGCGGACAAGCGGGAGGGGCAGGGCGGTCAGCGCCGCAGTCACACGGTCGCGCAGGGGGCCGGAGCGGGCGCGGAGCCAGAGACCGCGCAAACCTGCGGGGTCGACGGCCAGCAGCGCCAGCGCGGTCTGTGAGCGTGTAGGGGCGGGTACTTCGGTCAGGGCAGCACCTCGGTCACGGCGCGGATGACGCGGGCGGTCGATCCTGCCTCGTCCAGGGGGTCGCGGCGCAGGCGGTGCGACAGCGCCATGGGGGCCACGGATTTCAGGTGGATGCGGCCCACGGACTCGTCGCCCTCGAAGGCGGCGATGGCGCGGGCGGCGCGCAGAAGGGTAAGTTCACCGCGCAAGCCGTCGGACCCGATGGCGATACACAGGGCCGCGCAATCGTGCAGCACCGTGTTGGGGGTGTGCAGCGCGGGCAAGGCGGCGCGGGCGGCAAGGATGCGGTCGCGCAAGGCCATGTCTTGCGGGCGCCAAGTCTCGATGAAGGCGCCGTAATTCGTCTCATAGGCGTCGCGGCGGCGGATCACCTCGACCCGCGTTTCGATGTCGCGCGGGCTGGTGACTTCAACCGACAGGCCGAAACGGTCGAGAAGTTGCGGGCGCAGCTCGCCTTCCTCGGGGTTGCCGGACCCGACGAGCACGAAGCGGGCGGGGTGGCGGATGGAAAGCCCCTCGCGTTCCACCACGTTCTCGCCCGATTGGGCCACGTCGAGCAGCAGGTCGACGATGTGGTCTTCGAGCAGGTTCACCTCGTCTATGTAGAGATAGCCGCGGTTGGCGCGGGCAAGCAGGCCCGGCTCGAAGGCTTTCTCGCCGCGGGTCAGGGCGCGTTCGATGTCGAGCGCACCCACGACGCGGTCTTCGGTTACGCCGAGCGGCAGGTCGACGACGGGGGTTGGTTTGCGAATGATGCGGTCGGTCGTGCCCTGCGCCCAGTCGGGCACATCGGCGGGGCGGGCCGAATTGACGGGGCAGCCTTCGACGGCCTCGATTTCGGGCAGCAGGGCCGCGAGGGCGCGCACGGCGGTGGATTTGCCGGTGCCGCGGTCGCCAAAGACAAGGACGCCGCCGATGGCGGGATCGACCGCGGTCAGGATCATCGCCTGTTTCATGGCCTCTTGGCCGACGATGGCGGAAAAGGGGAAGGGTTGTTTCATGTCGACCGTCCGGCTGGCAGGATTATCTGCGAAAATCCTGTGGGGCGAATTTTCTGCGAAAATTCGGGATGGGGCGTTTGATGATCCTTCGCAGAAGGATCGTTGACGTGATTTTTCGCAGAAAAATCGTGCGTCATGCGGCGCGCTCCTGCATCAGCGGGGCGAGCGGGTCCTGGCCGTTCCAGGTTCCGGTGGCGCCGAGCAGGCGGAAGCGGGCGTAAAGCTCTTCGCGGAACCACTGGCCTTCGCGCACGGCGGCGATGGCGCGGCCATGCGGGCCGTCGCCACGGGCGAAATTGGCCATGCTCGCGGCATCGGGCCAGATCGAGAAGGTGACCTGATGCAAAAGCGGCAACTCCCCGATGCCGATCTTGAAGGTGACGTTGGGGTCGCTGCCGATGGTGGCCGAAATCGAGGGGACACGGTTCCAGAAGCGCAGGGCGCGTGCCGGTTTGACCGTAGCGCGGGTCAGGGCGGCGAGGGGGCCGGTCGGGGCCGTTACGGGCGTGTCGGGAAGGAAGGGGTTGACCCCCGCCCATGCGCCGCGTGCCGAGACAGGGTCGAGGAACACGGTCCAGCTTTCGCGGGCCTTGCCGCGCCATGCCTGCCAGACGGGGCCGTTCGTGGTGCGGTCGCGGGCGGTCGCCTCGTCCGGCCAGACCGACAGGATGGCCCAGACGCCCCAGTTCGGACGCGGGGTAAAGCCTTCGCCGGTGCCCGAGCCGCAGAGTTTCCAGAACAGGGCGCGTGATTCGCGGCGCAGCGCCAGACGCGCCAAAGCCATCTGTCCGATGACCCACAGGCGGGGCATCAGGCCGTCGAAGCGGAAAAGGCTAAGGCAGACGGTCGGGATGATATGCCCCTTTTTGCGCGGCTGGGTGGCAATATGTAAACCTAGTCTGACATTTCCTTGCAGGCGAGGAAAGGAAAATCCGGTGATTTGCCGCCGTTAACGTCGCTATTGTCAATCAAACTAGACAGTCTATCATCGGGGCATGACCCATGCTCGCCCCACCCCGCCCGAGACAGACGCAAACCATGCCATCGTGATCGGCGCAGGACTTGGCGGCCTTGCCTCGGCCATGCGGCTCGGGGCCAAGGGGTGGCGGGTGACGGTGATCGACCGGCTTGACCTGCCGGGCGGGCGCGGGTCGTCAATCACGCAAGGCGGGCACCGCTTCGACCTTGGCCCGACCATCGTGACGGTGCCGCAGGGCTTGCGCGAGCTTTGGGCGACCTGCGGGCGGGATTTCGACCGCGACGTGAACCTGAAACCGATGGAGCCGTTCTACGAGATCCGCTTTCCCGATGGCGAGACCTTCACCGCGCGGCAGGATGATGCCGCGATGCGGGCCGAGGTTGCACGGATTTCGCCACGTGACGTGGCGGGATATGACAAGTTCCTGAAGGACAGCGAGGCGCGGTACTGGTTCGGCTTCGAGGACCTTGGCCGCCGGTCGATGCACCGCCTTGTCGATCTGATCAAGGTCTTGCCGACATTCGTGAAGATGCGGGCGGACCGGTCGGTCTATGCCCATGCGGCGGGGCGTGTGAAGGACGAGCGGTTGCGCTTTGCGCTGTCGTTCCATCCGCTGTTCATCGGCGGCGATCCGTTCAACGTGACCTCGATGTATATCCTTGTCAGCCATCTCGAAAAGGCTTTCGGCGTGCATTACGCCATGGGTGGCGTGCAGGCGATTGCCGCCGCCATGGCGCGGGTGGTCGAGGCGCAGGGCGGCGAGGTGCTGCAAGGCGTCGAGGTGGACGAGATATTGACCGAGGGGGGCCGTGCGTCCGGCGTGCGGCTGGCATCGGGCGAGGTGCTGCGGGCGGCGGTCGTGGTCAGCAATGCCGATGCGGGCCATACCTATACGCGGCTTTTGCGGAACATGCCGAGGAAGCGCTGGACCGATGCCAAGGTGAAGCGGCAGCGCTGGTCGATGGGGCTTTACGTCTGGTATTTCGGCACGCAGGGCACAAAAGACATGTGGCGCGACGTGGGGCACCATTCCATCGTGGTGGGGCCGCGCTACCGCGACCATATCAAGGACATCTTCATCCGCGGCAAACTGGCCGACGACATGAGCCTTTATGTCCACCGCCCCAGCGTCACCGACCCTTCGGTGGCGCCAGAGGGCGGGGATACGTTCTATGCGCTGTCGCCCGTGCCGCATCTGGGCTTTGGCGGGGTGGACTGGGCCGAGGAAGAGCCGCGTTACCGCGAAAAAATGGCGCGGATGCTGGACGAGCGGCTGATCCCCGGCTTTCGCGACCACATCACCGAATCGCTGGTCTTCACGCCCGAGACGTTCCGCGACCGCTATCTCTCGCCCAACGGATCGGGCTTTTCGATCGAGCCGCGTATCCTCCAATCGGCCTATTTCCGGCCGCATAATGTGAGCGAGGAATTGCCGGGGCTTTATCTTTGCGGGGCTGGCACCCATCCGGGCGCTGGATTGCCGGGCGTGGTGGGCACGGCCGAGGTGCTGGGCACGCTGGTGCAGGATGCGCCGCTGCGCCGGGCAGAACCTTTGCCCGATCTGCCGATGGCTGCGGAATGACGATCTCGATGGATCATTTCACGCCCGATCTGCGGGGCGATGCCTTGGCCGTGCAGGACATGGCGGCTTGTCGCGAGGCGATCAGGACGGGGTCTTTGTCGTTTCATGCGGCATCAAGGCTGTTGCCCGCCAAGGTGCGCGATCCGTCGCTGGCGCTTTATGCCTTTTGCCGCTTGGCAGACGATGCGGTAGACGAAGGCGACGACAAGGTGGGGGCGGTCTTGCAGTTGCGCGACCGGCTGGACCTTGTCTATCGCGGACGGCCACGCGATGCGGCGGCCGACCGTGCCTTTGCGCGGGTGGTCGAGACCTTCGAGATGCCGCGCGCGCTGCCCGAGGCCTTGCTTGAAGGCTTTGCATGGGATGCTGTCGGGCGGCGTTACGACACGCTGTCGGGGGTCTTGGATTATTCCGCGCGGGTCGCTGCGGCAGTCGGTGCCATGATGTGCGTGCTGATGCGCGTGCGCGAGGCCGATGCGCTGGCGCGGGCCTGCGATCTGGGGCTGGCGATGCAACTGACCAACATCGCCCGCGATGTGGGCGAGGATGCGCTCGCGGGGCGGATTTACCTGCCCTTGGACTGGCTGGCCGAGGAGGGTGTGGATGTGGCGGCGTTTCTTGCTGCGCCCGCGCCTTGTGACGGGGTCAGGCGGGTGACGCGGCGGTTGCTGGACCATGCCGACCGGCTGTATCGGCGGTCCGAAGCGGGGGTGCCGAAGCTGCCGCTGGCCTGCCGTCCGGCGATTCTGGCGGCGCGGCATGTCTATGCGGGCATTGGTGGGCGGGTCAGGGCGGCGGGCTACGATTCGGTCACGCAGCGGGCGCGCACGGGGCGGGGGGCCAAGCTGGGCTGGCTGGCGCTGTCGGTGCTGCGGGCGGGGACCATGTCGGTCGGGCCGGTGCCATCGGTGCTGCATGCGGGCCCTGCGACCGAGGTGGAATTTCTGGTTCAGGCGGCGCGGGGCGCGGCCCGAAAGGGGCGGTCCGAGGCGCTTTTGTCGGTTCTGGCGCAGCTTGAGGCGCGGGATCGCGGGCTGGCCTGACCCTTGCGGGCGGCAAATTGCGCGCTTGGACGGAACCCTGATCGGGGCTATGTCGCTGGGTCTGACCAGAACGGAGCGGCCCGATGGACTATGTGCTTTTCTTCACCTTTCTTGCCGCCTGCGGGGCTGCCGCCACGACGGGGGCGCTGTTTTCGCCGGGGCCGTGGTATCGCGCGCTTCGCAAACCGGTCTGGACGCCGCCCGACTGGCTGTTTCCAGTGGCATGGACCACGCTTTACCTGTGCATGAGTGCGGCAGGCGCGCGGGTCGCCAATCTGCCGGACTCGGGGCAGGCGCTGGCGCTGTGGTCGGTGCAGATCGGCTTCAACGCGCTTTGGACGCCGGTGTTCTTTGGGCTGAAGCGCATGGGGGCGGGGCTGGCCGTGGTGCTTTTGCTCTGGGTCTCGGTCGCGCTGACGATGCTGGCGCTGTGGCAGCTCGACACGGTCGCGGGGCTTTTGTTCGCGCCCTATCTGGTTTGGGTCACGGTGGCTTCGGCCTTGAACTTTACCGTTTGGCGGATGAACCCCGAGGCACGGGTGGCATCGCCGGCGGAGTGAAGGTTTGACTGGCGGAGCGGGGGCCAGCCCCCGCACCCCCGGGATATTTGAGGGCAGAAAATGCGGGTCAGGCGTTGGTCTTGAAGGACCATGCGCTGCGGCGCGGGACGCGGACGGCCAGCATCGATTTAACGATGGGCGAGCGGAAGCGGCCAAGGTCGAGGGCTTCGTGGACGCCTGTCGTGGGTTCGCCGTTCAACCGTGTGGTGACGAGGCTGCGCGAATAGAAGGGGGCGTCGAGCAGGTTCATCGCCTGTTTCGGCGTGGTCCCCGCATCGGCGCGGGTGTCGCGGGCCACCTGCCAGAGCGAGCGTTTGAAGCGGGTCAGCGGCGGCGGGGTGATTTCGCGCACTGCCCCCCTGCGGTCGATTTCCAGACCCAAGGCGAGGGTCGTGCCGTCGCGGCGGGTGGCATCGTAAAAGCACTGCGCGCCGGTGGCGGTGGGGTAGCGGCCCCATGTCCAGAAGTCGAAATCGGCCTCGAGCGCCGCCGTTCCGAAATTGGCGTCGAAATAGCCATGGCCTTGCCAGCGGTGGCCTTGGGTCAGGTTCACCTCAATACGGGCGATGGGCGCGAAGGGGCGCCAGACGTGATTGGGGTGGAGTGCGACCTCGACTGCGGTGACGGCCTGGGGCGTCAGGATGATCTGGCCCTTGACCGGCGTGACGAGGGGGAGGGAGCCGATTTCATCGATGTCGATGATAAGCTGGCTTCCGGTCCAGTGCATGCGGCTGGGGCCGATGGTCAGCGTGTCGGATGATTGGCGAAGCGCGCTGCGGCCACGGTCGGTCATGGTGAAGCGCCCGCCGGGGCCGTAGGTGGCGACGTTGAGGCAGACGTGGTTCTGCGGGTCGCGGCGGCCGGATGCGGCATACCACGGCGAGAAGACCGAGCCGATGAACCCTATGACCGAGACCGCGCGCGTCCCGTCGTCGGAGACGCCGTCGACATACCACCACGCGTAGCCGTCGGGGGCGACGTGGAGGCTGAAATCCGGTCCTGCATGATCGCCGCGACCGCGTGCCGGGCCGAGAGGGCTGCCATCGGCACCCCCGCCCCCGGATGGGTGCCGCCCCCCGCCAGATACAGCCCCGCCAGCGCCGTCCGCGCCGTGGGGCGGGTAAAGGTCGCCATCGTTCCCTCGGGTGTCGCGCCGTAAAGCGCCCCCTGCGACGCCGGAAAGGCCGTCGCGAAATCGCTCGGGGTGGTCAGGCTTGACAGCGGGGGAAGCGCATCGAAGGTCAGGCCCATCGCTTGCAACTGCTGAAAGGTGCGTGTCCGGCATAGGTCTTTGTCCTCGGTCGATTGGCGCAGGGCGGGGGATGTCAGCGCGGGGGCGTTCAGGATGATCTCGAACCGCTCGGGTCCGGTTCCCCGCGCGGGGGTCAGCCGGTCTTCGGCACAGATGTAGAGGGTTTGCGCCTTTGGCGTCTCGCCCCGCCCTATGGGGCCGAATTCGGTGGCGGGGTCGGCGGTGAAGAACAGGTTGTGGTGCAAAAGCGCATCGGCGGCAGGGCCGCCGGGCGTGGCGGCAAAGGCCCAGACCTGTGCGGAGAGGCTGGGTTTGGCGGGGGCCACGCGGGGCAGGGCGTCGCCCAGAAGGCCGGTGGTCAGTGCCGCGGGGTCGCCGTTGAAGATGCAGACCGCACAGGGCAGGCTGCGTCCGGTATCGGTTTGCACGGCGCTGACGCGGTCGTTCTGGCGCAGGATGCGCCGGGCGGCGGTGGCGTAATGGAAGGTCACGCCCATGCGTTCGCCAAGGGCCGCGAGGGCGGCGGCGAGGCTGTGCATGCCGCCCTGCACCCCCCAGACGCCCTGCGCTTCGGCCCGCCAGACCAGTGACAGGACGGCGGGGGAATGGGCGGGGCGACCGCCGACATAGGTGGCGTAGCGGCCGAAAAGCTGGATCAGGCGCGGGTCGCGGAAGTAAAAGCGGAGCAGGCGGTCGAGGCTAACCCCGGGCAAAAGCGCCGGCCAGAGGCGCGGTTGGCGCAGTGCGGCGCGGGCGATGGCGGCAAGGTCGGGGCGTGGCGACTGGATGACGGGGCCGCGGAACGCTTCGTAAAGCGATTGCGCGAGTGTGTCGAAGCGCAGGAAGGCGGCGGCTTCGCGCGGGCCTGAGAGGGCGCGGATCGCTTCGGTGTTCGTGTCGCGGTCGGGCGTCAGGTCAAGCGTGCTGCCGTCGGGCCAGAAATGGCGGGCGAGGACGGGTTGGGGAACGAGCGTCACGTGGTCATCGAGCCTTTCGCCGTTCAGGGCGAAGAGATCGTCGAATACGGCGCGCAGGGTCAGGACCGTGGGGCCAGCATCGACTGGGCCAGCATCGACTGGGCCAGCATCGACTGGGCCAGCATCGATTGGGCCTCCAGCCGTGGGAAAGGCGCGGGCCTTGCCGCCGGGGGCTGCGCCGCGTTCCAGCACGGTGACCCCGTAGCCTGCGGCGGCAAGGCGGATGGCCGAGGCAAGCCCGCCCATTCCTGCGCCGATCACGATGGCCTTGGTCTTGCCGCTGTCGCTGTCCATCCGGCGAGATTAGCCCGCCGCGAAGGATTGTCCAAGTTAGATTACAGTATGGTGTAAGATTTAGTTTACACCTTGGGCTGCCGGTGCGATGCTGGCCACAGGCTGGCGCGAAGGGAGCGATCATGGCTTTGGACGGGCGGATCGAACAGGCGGTGGTGGGGGCTTTGGCCCTGACGCGTTCGGGCGAAGGCCCGCCGCGGCTGACGGCGGCGCTGGACCATGCGGTCTTTCCGGGCGGGGCGCGGATCAGGCCGACGATTCTTCTGTCGGTCGCGATGGCTTGTGGCGATGACCGGCCGGGGCTTTCGGATGCGGCGGCGTCAGCGCTGGAGTTGATCCATTGCGCGTCGCTCGTGCATGACGACCTGCCCTGTTTCGATGATGCCGACATGCGGCGCGGCAAGGCTTCGGTGCATCGCGCTTACGGCGAGCCTTTGGCGGTTCTGGCGGGCGATTCGCTGATCGTGCTGGCCTTCGAGGTGCTGGCGCGGGCTGCGGCGGACCATCCGGCGCGGGCGGTGGAACTGATAAAGCTGCTGGCGCAGCGCACGGGGGCACCCGGCGGGATTTGCGCGGGGCAGGGCTGGGAAAGCGAGCCGGTGATCAACCTTGCGGCCTATCATCGGGCAAAGACCGGGGCCTTGTTCATGGCGGCAACGCAGATGGGCGCGGCGGCGGCGGGGCAGGATCCCGAGCCGTGGGAAGAACTGGGCGCACGGATCGGGGCAGCGTTCCAGGTTGCCGACGATCTGAAGGACGCGCTGCTGACGCCGGAACAGACCGGCAAGCCTGCGGGGCAGGATGCGGCGCACCAGCGCCCGTCGGCGGTGACCGAAATGGGCGTTGCGGGTGCTGCGCGCTATCTCAAGGACATTCTGGGCGGGGCGATCGCCTCGATCCCGTCTTGCCCGGGCGAGGCGAAATTGGCGGCACTGGTGCGTGCCTATGCTGAAAAGATGACGCCGGTTCATTTGTCGCCTTCGGCTGCAAGCGCCGTGCGCGGGTGATGCTGAAGGCTTCCGGACATATGCCGTCACGGCTGGGATTTGCGGCGCGGCTGGGACTGTCGCCGCGGTTTCATGCGTTTTGCGCGCGGGTGCTTGGGCTGAAGCATATCGCGCGGGCCGAGGGTCGGGCTCTGTTCGACGTGGTGTCGGGCTTTGTGCAATCGCAGGCGCTTTTGGCGCTGGTCGAATTTCGGGTGATGCACCGGCTGACGGACGGGCCTTTGTCATTGGGCGACATCGCGGCTTTCGCCCGCGTTCCGGCCGAGCGTATGGCCGTTCTGCTGCAGGCGGGCGCTGCGTTGCGGCTGATCAGGCGGCGGGGCGGGTTGTGGCATCTGACGACGCGGGGGGCCGCGTTCCTGACCGTGCCGGGACTCGAGGCGATGGTGCGGCACCATCCGGTGCTGTACCGCGACCTGTCGGACCCCGTGGCCTTTTTCCGGGGCGAGACGCAGCCGGAGTTGGCGGGGTTCTGGCCCTATGTATTCGGTGCGGGGGGGGCTGCCGATCCGGCGCTTGCGGCGCGCTATTCGGAGTTGATGGCGGACAGTCAGGGTCTGGTGGCCGCCGATACGCTGGGGCTTGCCGATCTGTCCAAGGCGCGGCGCTTGATGGATGTGGGCGGCGGGACTGGCGCCTTTCTGGCGGCGGTCGGCGCGGCGCATCCGGCGGCAGAGCTGGTGTTGTTCGACCTGCCGGCGGTGGTTCCGGCGGCCAATGCGCGATTCGCGGCGGCGGGGCTGGCCGGGCGGGTAAAGATCGTTCCGGGATCGTTCCGGGACGGGGCGCTGCCTGCGGGGGCGGATACGATCACCCTTGTGCGCGTGCTTTACGACCATGCCGACAGCACCGTCGCGGCCTTGCTGCGTTCGGTATTCGAGGCCTTGCCCATAGGCGGGCGGGTGGTGGTTTCCGAGCCTATGTCGGGGGGCGACAGGCCTGATCCGGCCACGGACGTGTACTTTTCGGTTTACACCCTTGCCATGCAGACGGGGCGGACAAGGTCGGCTGCCGAGATCACGGCGATGCTGGCAGCTGCGGGCTTTGTAAACATGACGTTTTGCCACGGTTTCCGGCCCTATGTCACATCGGTCGTGACGGCTGAACGCCTGAAATAATGGCACGTGACGTAAATTACTGTCTATTTAGTTTGACAGTCTGGTGTGTAAGTTTAAACTGACACATATAGCCGAAAGCCCGATCGGGGCAAAGGCAACGCCGCCGTCCCTTCTGGGCGCGGCAGGGGGAGTGAAGAAGTGCAGACCACCGCAGTCATCTTGTCCGGACCGAGAGAGCTTTCGCTTTCGACGCTCGGCATCACGCCCCCGAGGGCGGATGATCTGGTGGTCGAAATCGCACATTCGGGCATTTCGACGGGCACGGAAAAGCTGTTCTGGTCAGGCACGATGCCGCCCTTTCCGGGCATGGGCTATCCGCTTGTGCCGGGCTACGAGGCTGCGGGTGAGGTGGTCGAGGCCGGTCCGGAAAGCGGATTTGCGGTCGGGGATCATGTCTTCGTGCCCGGTGCCAATTGCTTTGAGGGCGATGTGCGCGGGTTATTCGGCGGTGCATCACGGCACCTGACCACATCGGCGGCGCGTGTGGCGCGGATCGACCGTGGCATGGGGGCGACCGGTGCGCTTCTGGCGCTGGCGGCGACGGCGCGGCATGCGGTTGCGGGGTTCAACACCGCCCTTCCCGATCTGATCGTCGGTCACGGAACTTTGGGTCGTTTGCTGGCCCGCCTGACGGTGGCTGCGGGTGCACCCGCGCCGACGGTCTGGGAAACGAATCCCGCGCGGCGGGGCGGGGCGGTCGGCTATGACTGCATCGATCCCGAAACCGATG
Protein-coding sequences here:
- a CDS encoding methyltransferase; its protein translation is MLKASGHMPSRLGFAARLGLSPRFHAFCARVLGLKHIARAEGRALFDVVSGFVQSQALLALVEFRVMHRLTDGPLSLGDIAAFARVPAERMAVLLQAGAALRLIRRRGGLWHLTTRGAAFLTVPGLEAMVRHHPVLYRDLSDPVAFFRGETQPELAGFWPYVFGAGGAADPALAARYSELMADSQGLVAADTLGLADLSKARRLMDVGGGTGAFLAAVGAAHPAAELVLFDLPAVVPAANARFAAAGLAGRVKIVPGSFRDGALPAGADTITLVRVLYDHADSTVAALLRSVFEALPIGGRVVVSEPMSGGDRPDPATDVYFSVYTLAMQTGRTRSAAEITAMLAAAGFVNMTFCHGFRPYVTSVVTAERLK
- the bchC gene encoding chlorophyll synthesis pathway protein BchC, producing MQTTAVILSGPRELSLSTLGITPPRADDLVVEIAHSGISTGTEKLFWSGTMPPFPGMGYPLVPGYEAAGEVVEAGPESGFAVGDHVFVPGANCFEGDVRGLFGGASRHLTTSAARVARIDRGMGATGALLALAATARHAVAGFNTALPDLIVGHGTLGRLLARLTVAAGAPAPTVWETNPARRGGAVGYDCIDPETDARRDYRAIYDASGASGMLDKLVMRLAKGGEIVLAGFYTEPVAFAFPPAFMKEARFRIASEWTPDDLTATRALIESGALSLDGLITHRRPATDATAAYETAFTDPDCLKMILDWSGNA